TGATCAGCTAACCATGCTTCATGGATAATCCAAATACCAATAATGATAAATGGGATAAAGCAAGCCAAGAAGGGAACAAAAAAACAAGCAATAATCCAAGCCAGTAAATAGATAGCAAACCCTATTAGGATTAATCGTTTCTTTTGCCGATGTTTTTTTAATAACTGCTGTTTTTTACTCATTAATTAATAATTCCTACAGCCACACGATTACACCAACGGTCTTTATATTCTCTATCTGCTCTACCAAAGGAATAGCGTAACGTTTTATTCAGTTTATTGGCTTGTTCCCACGCTTGTTGTAAATTCACAAAGCTTAATACACTGCCTGGGCTAAAAGTTCTTTCTTGTGGGTCTACGCCACCATTTACATATTCAATACTAAGCCATTTAGGTGATTCTACTTGGTATAAAACCTGTATGGCTATTGGATTATCTTCTAAGAAGATAACAGAACCCACCATAAACTCACGCAGTAAAGTAAATACTTCTTTTTGAGTGGCTGCACTAGGTACTTGGAAATTCCAACGTTTAAAAAATAGCTCACAATAGATAGTGGCTAATTGTTCAGCAGAGAAATCTTGAATAGGCTTAATAACTCCACCTGTTTCTTCTAGTAAACGTAATTCACGGCGTTGGTTATATCTAAATTTCTTAGAATATTCTTCAGAAGCCCTCGCTATTGCTAACTGATCTTTTTGTGTTTTCCAGTTAGTTA
This portion of the Entomomonas sp. E2T0 genome encodes:
- a CDS encoding antimicrobial resistance protein Mig-14, with the protein product MLNKFQWFRERGWHEIDATRYEQIWQTYGGSVATHPTIIDKLSKFANIPVRYLGWQQEGQLVGAIACWGDSLALSRDQLKKQGKRGLFDLGNAEIILPFAENSQITLRHKARYLSTLNQPQITNWKTQKDQLAIARASEEYSKKFRYNQRRELRLLEETGGVIKPIQDFSAEQLATIYCELFFKRWNFQVPSAATQKEVFTLLREFMVGSVIFLEDNPIAIQVLYQVESPKWLSIEYVNGGVDPQERTFSPGSVLSFVNLQQAWEQANKLNKTLRYSFGRADREYKDRWCNRVAVGIIN